A genome region from Solanum pennellii chromosome 12, SPENNV200 includes the following:
- the LOC107006135 gene encoding uncharacterized protein LOC107006135, with product MENDCCKFVQKLHKCKWHDDLIRVPPHELNAMSSPCPFDAWGMDVIGPIEPPAFNGHRFIFVVIDYFTNWVKAASYKSVTKKVVANFVRKNLIEDLDHLMREICEQFKITHRNSNTYRPQMNGDLEAANNNIKKILRKMIDNHRGWHEMLTYALLGYHTTVRTSVGATPYLQVYGTEEVIYTKVEIPSLRIIQEAELSNAEWVSKRINQLTFIDEKRMVVIFHGQLYRQRMIRAFHKRVRARIFEIVQLVLKIIFHHQDEYKGKYAPNWQGTYMVRKVLSGGALVLSRMDGTAWPKPINSGCCQKILHVKLRFCIYVISL from the exons atggagaatgactgttgcaagtttgtgcagAAACTTCATAAATGTAAATGGCACGATGATTTGATCCGAGTGCCGCCTCACGAActtaatgctatgagttcaccttgtCCATTTGATGCTTGGGGTATGGACGTCATCGGTCCAATAGAGCCACCCGCTTTTAATGGTCACAGATTTATTTTCGTTGTaattgattatttcaccaattGGGTGAAAGCAGCTTCttacaagtcggtaaccaagaaagttgtgGCTAATTTTGTTCGCAAAAATCTGATTGAAGATTTGGA tcacttgatgagagagaTATGTGAGCAATTTAAGATTACTCATCGAAACTCAAACACTTatcgtcctcaaatgaatggAGATTTAGAGGCCGCCAATAATAACATTaagaagattttgaggaaaatgatcgACAATCATcgaggttggcatgagatgTTAACATATGCTTTGTTAGGGTACCACACGACTGTCAGAACATCGGTTGGGGCCACTCCTTACTTGCAAGTATATGGAACAGAAGAAGTCATATATACTAAAGTTGAAATACCATCTTTGAGAATTATCCAAGAAGCTGAGTTAAGTAATGCTGAATGGGTCAGCAAACGGATCAATCAactaacttttattgatgagaagagaatggttgtcATTTTTCATGGTCAACTGTATCGACAGAGAATGATTCGAGCTTTCCATAAGAGAGTTAGAGCCAGAATTTTTGAAATCGTTCAGTTGGTACTTaagataatttttcatcatcaagaCGAGTACAAAGGAAAATACGCACCAAATTGGCAAGGTACTTACATGGTTCGCAAAGTATTGtctggaggtgctttggtcctgtcGAGGATGGATGGCACCGCATGGCCGAAACCAATCAACTCAGGATGTTGTCAAAAGATACTACATGTGAAGCTTCGGTTTTGCATTTATGTTATTTCCTTGTAA